Genomic segment of Thiohalomonas denitrificans:
GAAAAACACCGGCCATTTGTCAGTACGGTAGACTGCGATTCATGGAATGGTTTCCCCTAGCCCTGCTGTCTGCCTTCGCACTGGCCTCCGCCGATGCCGTTACCAAGCGCTTCCTGTATGCGTACTCCAGCCGTGAACTGGTGCTGGTGCGCTTCGGGGTAGCCGGACTACTGCTGGTGCCGCTGGCGATAATGCACCCACTGCCGCCGGTCCCGCCGCTGTTCTGGGGGCTGGTGCTCCTGCTGATCCCCCTCGAACTGGCAGCCATGTGGCTGTACATGACGGCCATTCGCGATGCACCGCTGCACCTGACGGTGCCCTACCTGGCCTTCACCCCGGTTTTCAACATCGGAACCGGTTGGCTGATCCTGGGCGAGACCGTTTCCATGGAGGGTTTCGCCGGTGTGCTGTTGGTGGTCGCAGGCGCCTGGCTGCTCAATGTGCGCCGCAGCAACGGTTTCGGCCTGCAGGCGTGGCTGGAGCCGTTTCGCGCCATTCTTCGAGAGCGCGGTTCACGGACGATGCTGGGTGTGGCGTTGATCTACAGTGTCACATCGGTGGTTGGCAAGGCGGCCATGGGGTATGCGACCCCGCTGAGTTTCGGGCCCTTTTACTTCGTGGTACTGGGAGGCGTGGCCGTTTTGCTGTTCGCCTTCCCGCGCCCTTCACGACTGTCGGTGCTGGTCCGCCGGCCGGGAATTCACCTGTTGGTGGGGCTGTTTATGGCAACCATGGTCGTGACCCATTTTCTGGCGCTGGACCGCATCGAGGTGGCGTACATGGTGGCGGTAAAGCGCACCAGCCTGCTGTTCGGCATCGCCTATGGTGCCATCTGGTTCAGCGAACGCGGTTTGCCCCGCCATTTGGCGGCAGGGTCGTTGATGGTGGCGGGAGTGGCACTGATCCTGCTCTGAGCCGCTGGTTGGCGGGCGTAAAGATAATCGCGGGTCAGCGGCACGGTAT
This window contains:
- a CDS encoding DMT family transporter, which translates into the protein MEWFPLALLSAFALASADAVTKRFLYAYSSRELVLVRFGVAGLLLVPLAIMHPLPPVPPLFWGLVLLLIPLELAAMWLYMTAIRDAPLHLTVPYLAFTPVFNIGTGWLILGETVSMEGFAGVLLVVAGAWLLNVRRSNGFGLQAWLEPFRAILRERGSRTMLGVALIYSVTSVVGKAAMGYATPLSFGPFYFVVLGGVAVLLFAFPRPSRLSVLVRRPGIHLLVGLFMATMVVTHFLALDRIEVAYMVAVKRTSLLFGIAYGAIWFSERGLPRHLAAGSLMVAGVALILL